GGCTCATTTCGGCCGGCATACCCCCATTAAGACGCAGGCGGCACCGGCGGCTGAGCCGGCAGCTCAACCACCGACACCCGTACTTCATAGCGCTTGGCCTTGCCCGCCGGGATCACCGAGGTCAGCTTATTGATGGTTTCCGTCGGGTTGTCGCTCAGCGATGAGGCGCAAAACAGCTCGCCGCCGTGGCAGAAGCCGGGCTTAGGCATCGGATGCGGCCCCGGGAACGGCGGGCGCTCTTTCCCCGCCATCTGCGGTGCAGGCGCCTCTTTGGCCGTCGGTGCCGATATCGCGCTGCTGCTGAACAACACCGCGGCGGCCAGCGCCGGCAGCGCCAGAGCTTTCAATCGCATTTTCATCATATCACTCCTTATTGAACGGGAACGCCCCTAACCTACTCCGCGCCAATACGCTGAGAAAGCGGCTTTTCGCTACCTTTTCACCATGCTGCCATTTGCTTACATCACGCAGGATTACGTAAGGAAAATGCCTGCCGCCCCGATAAAAATGCCGGTCAGCATGTACTGACCGGCAATAAGAGTAGATGGCAGAATTGTTCAGCGTTCCAACTGCGCTTCCACCGGCGGCATCACACCAAACTCGCCGCTGTTGAAATCATGAAACGCCTGCTGGATCTCCGCTTCGCTGTTCATCACAAACGGGCCGTAACCGACGATCGGCTCATCGATCGGCTCCCCGCTGAGCACCAGCAGGCTCACGTCGTTGTTGGCTTCAACGGTGATGCTGTCGCCGGCGCGATCCAACCGCACCATCTGGGTTTCACGCACGATCTGCTCATCATTGACCAGCACCGCACCGTGCAGGATCACCAGCGCCAGCGTATGGCCCTCGGTCACCGTCAGCTCCGTGCGATGGCCGGCATTCAGCTTCATATCCCAGACGTTCAGCGGGCTGAAGGTGCGCGCCGGGCCGGCGTGACCGTCAAAGTTACCGGCAATCACCCGTACCTGGCCGGCACCGTCCGCCAGCGGAACCTGCGGAATCGCCTGATTCAGCAGCGTTTGGTAACCCGGCGCCGCCATTTTGTCTTTGGCCGGCAGGTTCACCCACAGTTGCACCATCTCTACGGTGCCGCCGCGGCGGGAAAACGCCGTAGAATGAAACTCTTCATGCAGAATGCCGGAAGCCGCCGTCATCCACTGTACATCGCCGGGGCCAATCACGCCGCCGCCGCCGGTGGAGTCGCGGTGTTCCACTTCCCCCTGATAGACGATGGTTACGGTTTCAAACCCACGGTGCGGATGCTGGCCGACGCCGCGCCGCCCGGTGGTTTCACGAAACTTGGTCGGCGCCGCATGATCCAACAGCAGGAACGGGCTCATTTCCGCCCCCAGCTCGTTATATGAGAACAGGGAGTTGACCAGAAAACCGTTGCCGACCCAGTGCGCCTGCGGGCTGTCATACACGCCAAGGATCTTTTTCATCATTTCTCTCCGGTTGCGGACCCTACGGCCCTACTCGATGACGGCAGTGTAATTCACTCTGAATTGCTCAGGTAGTCGGCAAGATATACACTCAGCGTTCTACCAGTAGAACAATGGAGCGACAGCGTTGGTTGATTTAAACGATCTGTTCTTTTTCGCCAGCGTGGTGGATCACCGGGGATTTGCCCCGGCCGGCCGGGCGCTCGGCATCCCCAAATCCAAGCTCAGCCGCCGGGTGGCGCTGCTGGAAGAGCGGCTCGGCGTGCGGCTGCTGCAGCGCTCAACGCGTCGCTTCTCGGTCACCGAGGTCGGCCAGAGCTATTACCGCCACTGCAAGGCGATGCTGGTAGAGGCCGAAGCGGCGCAGCAGGCGATCGAACAAACCCGCGCCGAGCCTTGCGGCACGGTGCGCATGAGCTGTCCGGTGGCGATTCTGCATACCCGCGTTGGCGATATGCTGGCCGCCTTTATGGCGGATTATCCGCAGGTCACGCTGCATCTTGAGGCCACCAACCGGCGGGTAGACGTGGTGGGCGAAGGGCTGGATCTGGCCATCCGCGTACGCCCGCCGCCGCTGGAAGACAGCGATCTGGTGCTGAAAGTACTGGCGACCCGTCGCTGGTGCATCGCCGCCAGCCCGGCGCTGGTGCGCGCCTTGGGCGAAGTGCGGCAGCCGGAGGATCTGGAGCGCTACCCGACGCTCGATCTCGGCCCGGCGCGCGCGCAACATCAGTGGACGCTGTACGACCCGCAGGAAAAAACCTTCCGCTGGGAGCACCATCCGCGCCTGGTCAGCGACGATATGCTGATGCTGCGTAAAGCGGCGATCGCCGGCGCCGGCATTGTGCAACTGCCGCGCATGATGATGCACGATGAAATGCTGCGCGGCGATTTAACCCCGCTGCTGCCTGACTGGCACCCCGAAGGCGGCATCGTGCATGCGGTCTACCCGTCCCGCCGCGGCCTGCTGCCGGCGGTGCGGCTGCTGCTGGATTATCTCGGCCAGCAGTTCGCCGCGCTGGAAGAAGAGTAATCTCCGGCAGGATGTTGGCTATACTGTGCAATAACAACGTTACCGCAGACGTAACGGTTTGGGCGCTAAAGGAAAACTATGTTACTGAGAATCGCAAGGTGGCTGTTTCAATTACCCGGCAGGCTGTTTGGCATGATATTCAGCCGCCGTCTGACGACCTTTATCTTTTTTATGCTGGTGGCGCTCGGCGTCATCGCCGTGAAGCGCTATCTGCGCACCGACCCGCAGGCCGAGCCGCTCTCCCCGACCGCGCAGCCCCACTATGATATTCAGCGCGAAGTGCCGCCGCGCGAGGCGCGCGGGCAGTGCGGCGGGCCGCTGCAAGACAACCAGGGCAGCCCCTGGCCGGATTCCGCCGGCTATTTACGGCAGCCCGACGCACAGGAACGCGGCCGGACGCAGCGCATCACGCTGGATAATCAGCATAACGCCTTCGCCGTGCGGGTAAAGCTGGCGAGTGCGGAAAACCCGCAGCGCGTTGCCGACCTGTTTATTCCCGCCGCCGCCAGTTTCAGTATCCAGACCACCGCGGCGGAACGCTATGTGATGAAAGTGAAAGATATCCAAAGCGGCTGCAGCTACCGTTCACAGCCCTTTGCGCTGGCCAGCGACCACAACTGGCGGCTGCCCATCAGCCTGCACAGTCATGGCAAAGTACAATTTCAGGCCATCGACGCCGGTCAGTTTTAAGCGCGCCGGCGCGCTATTTTTTCACCGGATGGTCACGGCGGAACAGCTGCCAGCTCTCAATTTCTTCACCGCTTGGCAGCGTACAGGTGGAATACTGGCCGTGCTCATTCTCTTTGGCGTTCAGTTTGCCGCCAATCTCCGTGCAGTAAACATCGGCCGGATTCGCCATGCCGATGGTTCGTGGCGGCGGCGGCGCATCATTATTGGTTTTCATCTGACATCCTTGCAGCAGCGCTGCGCCTGCGAGCAGGGAAAGCAACAACGTTTTTTTCATGATTTCACTGTGATCCGGCCCGCGCCGTAAGTCACGCGCGAGGGGTAGAAACAACAACGCTGCGGCGCATCACGCCCCGCAGCGTCAGATAATAGCAGGTGCTTAAGAAATAAAGGATTTGCCCTGTTTCAACACCAGATCGCAGGCTTTCTGCTTCACTTTTTCGGTGATCTGCGAGGTGCCGAGGTTGTTCAGATCCAGGCTCTTGCCTTCGCCGGTTTGCAGCAGGCCGCCCAGCCCCTGCTGGTAGTCTTCGCTTTTGGCGTCAGACTCGCTGCTGATGCCCAGTTTCCCCAGCAGTTTGTCTTTCACATCCGCCGCGCCGCTTTCCGAAAGGACATTGTTTTTCACGCAGTACTGCAGGATACCGGCCGCGTTGGTCATGCTGCCGGAGCTCAGCGCCTTGTCGCCGCCGTTCAGCAGACCGGTCAGGGTCGACAGCGACGTACCGCCGCTTTCACCGCCGGATTTGCTCAGCTCGCCGGCGGCGTTGCTGACGGAATCCATTAAACCGGCCTGCGCCGCGCCGGCGCTTAACGAGGTGGCCAATGCCAGCGCCAACAATGCACGATGCTTATTATTCATAGTGTTCAAACTCCTGTCTTCTCTACGGTAAACGGCGATATCGCCGGAACATACTTTCGGACGCTGTGCGAGTCGACAAGTTCCATTTAACTGTTCGCCGCAGAATTTTTAGGATTATGAGCAAACTGCGGCGGCTTAAAACTGCCAGCGCAGCCAGGCGAAGAACACGTTGCCGTTATTGTAGGTACCGGGAATATAGGTCGCCTGAAACGTCAGTTTTTTATAACCGACCGACGCCAGCGGCAGCGGCGCAGGGATCGGGATATAGTTCCAGTTGTCGCGGGCGGTCACGCTGGCGGTGAAGCCCAGCCCCAGGCGGAAATCCTTATCATCCAGCGGACGCCAGATTTTCTCATAGGCGTAGCCGCCGATCGGCTCCCATTTATTAAAGGAGTCTTTAAACGCCATGATATAAATGCCGTGCCAGTCGCCGTCCTGATCGAAGCGCGAAATGCCGTAGCCGGCGCCCCAGGGCCGCTCGTTGTACTTGTCGATATGTTCATCGTCGTACGTCCAGCGGTTGTGCCAGGTGATCGCCGGAATATAGAGATCGTGGTTCGGCGAATTGTTCCAGGTTTCCGCAACGTTGTCCGTAAAGCGCTGCCACAGGCCCGGTTTCTCCGCCGGTGCGGCAGTGCTATTTTCTGAACTAACCTCAGCCAAAGAAGGCAGTGCAGGAAATATCAACGCCATACAGCCGGCAATGCATGTCCGTTTCAACAACATAAAATAACTCCTGTACAAATTACGGCCGGGGATTCTTACCGATTGCATCTGCAAGATCAAGCCAGGGCAACACTTTCCCGCCGTAAACCGCTGTTCGTTGTCTTTTCGTTAAGTTTAGCCGCTGAATATCGACATTTCGTTTTTACCCGACCAGAACCCGGTAAGACCTCGACGAAAATAGCGCCGGCAGCGCCGTGAAAAAATATTTACCCCGCCCAAAAATCAGAATGTGATCGCACGCGGCACCGGCGGCCTGACCTGTCGCGGTAATTGTTAACTGTCGCACACATTTCCCCACCGCAGCGCAGTCAATTGGATGTAAATTATTTGTGACAAGTTGTGTTTAAAAAACGGTTAACACGGTTAATTATTGATATTCCGTCGTTTCACGGCCGTCTGCCGCTGTACCGGCGTTAATCTCCGTCGGCCTACCGGCCCCTCATCCACGCCAGAAAAATGCATACCGGTAAAAGTACCGGCTATTCTGCCCCCTCCTTGCCAATACGCCGCCCGGCATCATCCGCACTATTTTTCCTTCATCCTTTCGCCGCTGAAAAATACCCGACGCACATTATCAGCCTGCCAATTTATCGTTTTCAGATAGTTTCATACGTAAAGCTCCCCATACATTTCCGGCATACGACGCCAGCCGCCGTTGTCTTGAAGCCCGCCCGTGTTTACATAACTGTTATAGCAACGGACGCAATGCCATTAACGCCTCGCGACCTCTGTACACCGACAAATACAACATCGCCAGCAGCCACGCTTGCTGATTTCTACCTGAAACAAAAAAGACAATGAATTCGGAGCTAGAGATGAAAATCACTATCGGACAATTTATCCTGCAACAACTTCGCACCCTGAATATTGAACATATCTACGGCGTGCCCGGCGATTATAATCTGTCGCTGCTGGAAATGATTGAGCATGACGATAGCGTGCAGTTTGTCGGCAACTGCAACGAGCTGAACGCCTCTTACGCCGCCGACGGCTATGCCCGTCTCAACGGCGCCGGCGCGCTGATTACCACCTACGGCGTCGGCGATCTGGCCGCGCTGTCCGGCATTGCCGGCGCCTATGCCGAGTCGTCGCCGGTGATCTGTCTGGCCGGCACCCCGCCGCTGCACGCGATGAAAGATCACGCCCTGCTGCACCATTCGCTGGCGGACGGCAACTTCGACAACGTGATGAACTGCTTTAAACAGTTTACCGTCGCCCAGGCGCTGATTACGCCGGAAAACGCCGCCAGAGAAATTCCACGGGTGATTGCCGCCGCCTGGACGGAGAAAAAACCGGTCTATCTGCAGCTGCCGTCAGATATCTGCGAGGTGCAGATCGATATCGCCGGGCCGGTTGCCGCGCCGCAGCTGCCCGCCAGCGATCCGCACAACCTGCAGCTGGCCGCCAAGGCGCTGCTGCAGCGGCTGCGCAGCGCCAAACATCCGCTGATGCTGGTCGATCAAATGGTTGACCGCTATCAGCTGCAGCAACTGACTATCGCCGTGGCGCAACGCTTCGGCATTGCGCTGACCAATATGCCAACCGCCAAATGCATTATTCCGGAGACGACCGCCGGCTGGATGGGGGGCTACAGCGGCAACCTGTCGCGTCCGGAGCTGTTTGAACTGATGGCCAAATCCGACTGCGTGCTGAGCTTTGGCGTACGTCTGGTGGATTCCACCACCGGCTATTTCTCCCACCAAATCCCGGCCGCGGCGCAGGTTGATATCCAGCCCTACTCGCTGAAACTGGATAACACCGCCTACCCGGCGGTGGCGACCGCTGATTTACTGCAGGCGCTGCTCGACGCCGACGATCGGCCACACGCCGCGCCGATGGCAACGCTGCCTAACCCGCACGCCCAGTTGGCCGCGCCGAGCGACTCGCCGCTCGATCAGGCCTATTTCTGGCAGCGAATGAGCCGCTTTATTCGTGAGGATGACGTACTGGTGGTGGAAAACGGCACCTCGGGCGCGGCCGTCGGCGGCATGCGGATGCCGGATGGGGTAAAAGTGGTTAACCAGCCGATCTGGGGCTCGATCGGCTACACCCTGCCGGCGCTGCTCGGCACGCTGATGGCGGCGCCGCAGCGACGCCATATGCTGTTTATCGGCGACGGCTCCTTCCAGCTGACCGCGCAAGAAGTCTCGACCCTGCTGCGCTATGAGCAGAAACCGATCATCTTTCTGATTAATAACGACGGCTACACCATCGAGCGCTACATTCTGGGGGAAAATTCGTCCTACAACGATATCGGCCCGTGGGACTACGCCAAACTGCCGGCGGTGCTTAATACCCAGGCGCGGCCGTTCTGCGCGGCGGTAGCAACCAGCCAGCAGTTAGAACTGGCGCTGGAACACACCTCGCGTCAGGAGACGCTGGCGTTTATCGAGGTAAAACTGCCGATGATGGATACGCCGCCGGTGATGAAAGAGTTCTGCAACCGCTGCAACAGCTTTAACTTCGGCCTGACCAACCCGCGCCGCAGCGCATAACCGCCTCTGCGGCCGGCGTAAGGCTTCGCCCCGCCGGCCGCATGCCGTCTTAACGGGCGCGCGTCATACAGCGCTGACGACGCTCGTCCACCCGTTTGGCGAACCAGGCGGTGGTCAGCTTACGGGTGATTTTCGGGCTTTCCAGGGTGATGCCCGGCAGCATTTCACGCGGCAGTTTTTTTCCGGCGGTGTTTTCCGCCAGCGCAAACACCTGCTGATACAGATCGGTGTCTTCAAACTCCAGCGTATCCCCTTTCTCCAGCGCACGACGAATGGCGGAATGACTGATATCCAGCCGCTTCGCCAGCGTGCGTACCGCCAGTTCGGTGGTGCCCGGCTTATCACTGCCATAAATAATCAAATCGCCGTCCAGCGCCAGCGGAATGCCGCTGACCTGGCTGACCGCGCTCTGGAAAGCGGCGTTGCGGCTGGCGTACCAGCCGGCGTTAAAGTCGGCGAAGCGGTACAGCGAGCGGCTGTAATTGGCCGGATAATCCAGCAGGTGCATAATGCCGAAATACATGCCGCCGCGGCGGCTGAACACTTCGCGACGAATAGAGCCGTCGACCGAGTACGGGTAGCCTTTGGCATGCGCCTCGGCAAAAGCGATGCTGACCTGCATCGGCCCGCCGGTATGCACCGGATTGAGATTGCCGAACAGGCGCTGCCCCATCGGCACCATATCGATAAAGTCGTCGAAGATGGCGCTCAGCTCTTTTTCACTGCGCACCTTGTCCAGACGCTCGCTGTAGCTTTTGCCGTTGGATGACTTGAGCAGCAGCGCGGTGCGCACCACAAAATGCGGGATATGCAGCTTATCGGCCCGGCGGTCGATCTCCTGCCAGGCGATTTTCGACAGCCCCGGCACCTGCGGGTCGGCATGGAAGGTGGACTCCTGCTCGGTCACCGCCAGCACGGCGCACAGGTTTTCATCGCTGGCGTCGAGCCCCTGGGCGGCAAAGGCTGCGCTAATGTCGCCGGCCCATCCCTGCTTGTTCTGCGCGTTGGCCGGCATCAGTTTGACCACCTGTGCCTTCACCTCCGCCGGAGTGCGGCTTGGCGCCTGCGGCGTGATTTTGCTGGTACAGCCGGCCAACACCAGCAGCGCGGTCAGCGTCAGCGCGCGACCGGTAAATGTTCGATAGTTAGGCATCTTTTCCCTGATCGTTAAGGTATGTGCGCCCAAGACGTTATCCCAGCCGCGCCGGATGATCCAGCCCCACGCGGGAAAATCCGCCGTACCGATTCTGCGATGGCAAGCCGGCTCAATAAGGTGTATTTTACATGCAATTTAAAACTCAACCCGAACAAGGAGCACACCATGTCCGCAGACATTCAGCCGGAAGACTACTTTCATCAGAAATATGGCTTAACCCGCACCCACTCGGAAGTGATTGCCGCCGCCGGGCGACTGCCCGCCGGCAAGGCGCTGGATCTGGGCTGCGGCGGCGGGCGCAACGCGCTGTATCTGGCGTTGAAGGGCTTTGACGTCACCGCCTGGGATAAAAACGCCGTGGCAATCGCCGAGCTGAACCGCATTATCGACGCCGAAGGGCTGAGCGCGATCCGGGCCGCCGAGCAGGATCTGAACAACCTGCGTTTCCACGGCGACTATGATTTTATTCTCTCGACGGTAGTCATGATGTTTCTGCAGCCTGCGGCGATCCCGTCAATCATCCAGGATATGCAGGCCAGCACCGTCAGCGGCGGCCATAACCTGATCGTCGCCGCGATGGATACGCCGGATTTCCCCTGCCCGCTGCCGTTCCCCTTCGCCTTTAAGCCCGATGAACTGAAAAAATACTATCAGGACTGGCAGATAGTGAAATACAACGAAGACGTCGGCGAACTGCATAAAACCGACGCCAACGGCAACCGCATCAAGCTGCGCTTCGCCACGCTGCTGGCGCGCAAGCCGTCCGCACTCTGACGACCGCCCGCAAGGGCCGATTATCTGCACGCCGAAGCGGGAATCGCGTTGCCAATCTCGGCGCGCGGCGTTAGGATCGCGCCCGGCCAAAAGACGGGCCAGGGATTACGCCGCACGCCGCGCTGCTTCGCGACGATCAACGCGCAGATGCGGCCAGGCATTTTGAGAGGTTATCGTGTTAGAAAGTTTCGGCGTCCTGAATTTATGGACCTATCTGGCCGGGGTGATATTTATTATCGTGCTGCCCGGCCCTAATACCCTGTTCGTACTGAAAACCGGCATCTCCCGCGGCATCCGCGCCGGTTACACCGCCGCCCTCGGCGTATTTATCGGCGACGCTATTTTGATTTTTTGCGCCTATATCGGCGTAGCCACGCTGATCCGCACTACGCCGCTGCTGTTTACGCTGGTGCGTTATCTGGGGGCAATTTATCTGCTGTTCCTCGGCGTGAAGATCCTCTACGCCAACTTTGTGCAAAAAAATCTGCCGGAACACCAGACGCTGGAAGACAGCCACAGCATTCTGCGCAAGTCGCTGACGCTCAGCCTGACCAACCCCAAGGCGATTTTGTTTTACGTATCTTTCTTCGTGCAGTTTATCGACTTCAACTACGCGCATACCGGCCTGTCTTACACCATTCTGGCGCTGATTCTGGAATCGGTCAGCTTTATCTATATGAGCACGCTGATCTTTGCCGGCAGCATGCTGGCGCACTTCTTCAGCCATAAAAAACGGCTGGCCAAACTGGGCAACGGCCTGATCGGCCTGCTGTTCCTCGGCTTTGCCACCCGCCTGGCGACGCTCAGCTCCTGAACCGCGCCAAAACCGGGGCGCCTTAACGCCCCGGTATGCCGCCGTCATTTTGTCACGGCGGACAAACCGAATGTCAGACAGAGCAAATTTTCCTCCCGCCATCGCGATTATTCTAAGTCGGTGAAGTTTTTCCCGATCGATCTCTTCGTATGACAGGAGGGCATATGCCTGATACTACCGTAGCAGTGATGGACAACGTGTTGCGCTTTCTTGAACGTCAGCACGGCTTGTATATCGATGGACAGTGGCAGAGCTCGCAGTCTGCGACGCGGCTGCCGGTCTATAACCCCGCCGACGGCAAACAGATCGCCACCAGCGCCGACGCCAGTGCGGACGATGTCGCCCGCGCGGTGCAATCCGCTCATCGGGCGTTCAGCGACGGCGTCTGGTCACGGCGCCTGCCGGCCGAGCGTGAACGTATTTTGCTGCGCTATGCCGATCTGGTAGAGCAGCACGCCGAAGAGTTGGCGCAGCTGGAAACGCTGGAACAGGGCAAATCCATCAATATCTCCCGCGCGTTCGAAGTGGGCTGCACCCTGAACTGGATGCGCTATGCCGCCGGGCTGAGCACCAAAATCACCGGCCAGACGCT
The nucleotide sequence above comes from Serratia rhizosphaerae. Encoded proteins:
- the tehB gene encoding tellurite resistance methyltransferase TehB; its protein translation is MSADIQPEDYFHQKYGLTRTHSEVIAAAGRLPAGKALDLGCGGGRNALYLALKGFDVTAWDKNAVAIAELNRIIDAEGLSAIRAAEQDLNNLRFHGDYDFILSTVVMMFLQPAAIPSIIQDMQASTVSGGHNLIVAAMDTPDFPCPLPFPFAFKPDELKKYYQDWQIVKYNEDVGELHKTDANGNRIKLRFATLLARKPSAL
- a CDS encoding DUF1615 domain-containing protein; translation: MPNYRTFTGRALTLTALLVLAGCTSKITPQAPSRTPAEVKAQVVKLMPANAQNKQGWAGDISAAFAAQGLDASDENLCAVLAVTEQESTFHADPQVPGLSKIAWQEIDRRADKLHIPHFVVRTALLLKSSNGKSYSERLDKVRSEKELSAIFDDFIDMVPMGQRLFGNLNPVHTGGPMQVSIAFAEAHAKGYPYSVDGSIRREVFSRRGGMYFGIMHLLDYPANYSRSLYRFADFNAGWYASRNAAFQSAVSQVSGIPLALDGDLIIYGSDKPGTTELAVRTLAKRLDISHSAIRRALEKGDTLEFEDTDLYQQVFALAENTAGKKLPREMLPGITLESPKITRKLTTAWFAKRVDERRQRCMTRAR
- the pagP gene encoding lipid IV(A) palmitoyltransferase PagP is translated as MLLKRTCIAGCMALIFPALPSLAEVSSENSTAAPAEKPGLWQRFTDNVAETWNNSPNHDLYIPAITWHNRWTYDDEHIDKYNERPWGAGYGISRFDQDGDWHGIYIMAFKDSFNKWEPIGGYAYEKIWRPLDDKDFRLGLGFTASVTARDNWNYIPIPAPLPLASVGYKKLTFQATYIPGTYNNGNVFFAWLRWQF
- a CDS encoding LysR family transcriptional regulator, producing the protein MVDLNDLFFFASVVDHRGFAPAGRALGIPKSKLSRRVALLEERLGVRLLQRSTRRFSVTEVGQSYYRHCKAMLVEAEAAQQAIEQTRAEPCGTVRMSCPVAILHTRVGDMLAAFMADYPQVTLHLEATNRRVDVVGEGLDLAIRVRPPPLEDSDLVLKVLATRRWCIAASPALVRALGEVRQPEDLERYPTLDLGPARAQHQWTLYDPQEKTFRWEHHPRLVSDDMLMLRKAAIAGAGIVQLPRMMMHDEMLRGDLTPLLPDWHPEGGIVHAVYPSRRGLLPAVRLLLDYLGQQFAALEEE
- a CDS encoding DUF2501 domain-containing protein, encoding MNNKHRALLALALATSLSAGAAQAGLMDSVSNAAGELSKSGGESGGTSLSTLTGLLNGGDKALSSGSMTNAAGILQYCVKNNVLSESGAADVKDKLLGKLGISSESDAKSEDYQQGLGGLLQTGEGKSLDLNNLGTSQITEKVKQKACDLVLKQGKSFIS
- the leuE gene encoding leucine efflux protein LeuE yields the protein MLESFGVLNLWTYLAGVIFIIVLPGPNTLFVLKTGISRGIRAGYTAALGVFIGDAILIFCAYIGVATLIRTTPLLFTLVRYLGAIYLLFLGVKILYANFVQKNLPEHQTLEDSHSILRKSLTLSLTNPKAILFYVSFFVQFIDFNYAHTGLSYTILALILESVSFIYMSTLIFAGSMLAHFFSHKKRLAKLGNGLIGLLFLGFATRLATLSS
- a CDS encoding pirin family protein; its protein translation is MKKILGVYDSPQAHWVGNGFLVNSLFSYNELGAEMSPFLLLDHAAPTKFRETTGRRGVGQHPHRGFETVTIVYQGEVEHRDSTGGGGVIGPGDVQWMTAASGILHEEFHSTAFSRRGGTVEMVQLWVNLPAKDKMAAPGYQTLLNQAIPQVPLADGAGQVRVIAGNFDGHAGPARTFSPLNVWDMKLNAGHRTELTVTEGHTLALVILHGAVLVNDEQIVRETQMVRLDRAGDSITVEANNDVSLLVLSGEPIDEPIVGYGPFVMNSEAEIQQAFHDFNSGEFGVMPPVEAQLER
- a CDS encoding alpha-keto acid decarboxylase family protein: MKITIGQFILQQLRTLNIEHIYGVPGDYNLSLLEMIEHDDSVQFVGNCNELNASYAADGYARLNGAGALITTYGVGDLAALSGIAGAYAESSPVICLAGTPPLHAMKDHALLHHSLADGNFDNVMNCFKQFTVAQALITPENAAREIPRVIAAAWTEKKPVYLQLPSDICEVQIDIAGPVAAPQLPASDPHNLQLAAKALLQRLRSAKHPLMLVDQMVDRYQLQQLTIAVAQRFGIALTNMPTAKCIIPETTAGWMGGYSGNLSRPELFELMAKSDCVLSFGVRLVDSTTGYFSHQIPAAAQVDIQPYSLKLDNTAYPAVATADLLQALLDADDRPHAAPMATLPNPHAQLAAPSDSPLDQAYFWQRMSRFIREDDVLVVENGTSGAAVGGMRMPDGVKVVNQPIWGSIGYTLPALLGTLMAAPQRRHMLFIGDGSFQLTAQEVSTLLRYEQKPIIFLINNDGYTIERYILGENSSYNDIGPWDYAKLPAVLNTQARPFCAAVATSQQLELALEHTSRQETLAFIEVKLPMMDTPPVMKEFCNRCNSFNFGLTNPRRSA
- a CDS encoding putative hemolysin, translating into MKKTLLLSLLAGAALLQGCQMKTNNDAPPPPRTIGMANPADVYCTEIGGKLNAKENEHGQYSTCTLPSGEEIESWQLFRRDHPVKK